A region from the Wolbachia endosymbiont of Folsomia candida genome encodes:
- a CDS encoding cation:proton antiporter: MHSTSQYLFDIIILLSAAVFIVIAFWKMNISPVLGYFVAGALTNLPGLELIHSAAVMENLAEFGVVFLLFIIGLELTFERLIAMRIHVFGFGSLQVVVTTIAIWCVARAFGADSKTALVIGGSLALSSTAMVLQVLQEKGHQATQVGRLSIAVLLLQDFAVVPLIVFINILGGNSEGSIISSLVQSLGQAAIALVLIFIIGRLLLRPLFSVIAKMESNEIFVATTLLIVLGAAYVTEHFNLSMALGAFVAGLLVAETEHRLSVEHAVLPFKDLFLGLFFMTVGMSMDIQLLFSQLPLITLLSIILIVLKTSIIYTLCRFFGFKAAPAIQAGLLLAQGGEFAFILFRLASGLEVLDKDVAQILMILTTVTMAFTPLLSGIGDWIANSSSSEVILDDEAVETDTQDLHNHVIVAGFGRVGYMVTKMLTAEHLSYVVVDIQSKIVKEGKSDGFPIYLGDVTRPEILESIGIERAQAIVISIKNEVTIKKIVSLVAANFPHVNIIIRLPDLSNVEIYKDLGASKIIPETSEIGLQLGAAALSLSGISEGGVTSLKSRFRKGNYSMLKDLGSEKDE; this comes from the coding sequence ATGCACAGCACTTCTCAGTACTTGTTTGATATTATAATTTTACTTTCTGCTGCTGTATTCATAGTCATAGCCTTTTGGAAGATGAATATTAGTCCAGTGCTTGGTTATTTTGTTGCTGGGGCATTGACTAATCTTCCTGGATTAGAATTAATACATTCAGCTGCAGTAATGGAAAATCTTGCAGAATTTGGCGTAGTTTTTCTGCTATTTATTATAGGTCTTGAATTAACATTTGAGCGATTAATTGCCATGCGCATCCATGTATTTGGTTTTGGCTCTCTTCAAGTTGTAGTTACAACAATAGCAATATGGTGTGTTGCCCGTGCTTTTGGAGCAGATTCAAAGACAGCACTGGTTATTGGTGGCAGCCTTGCATTATCATCAACAGCGATGGTATTGCAGGTTCTGCAAGAAAAAGGTCATCAGGCAACACAAGTAGGTAGATTATCCATTGCCGTACTTTTATTACAGGATTTTGCAGTAGTCCCTTTGATAGTGTTTATAAACATACTAGGTGGCAATTCCGAGGGTAGCATTATAAGCTCATTAGTACAGTCATTAGGACAAGCAGCTATTGCTTTAGTACTAATATTCATAATTGGCAGGCTGCTCCTTAGACCTCTATTTTCAGTTATTGCTAAAATGGAGAGTAATGAAATATTTGTAGCAACAACACTTTTGATAGTGCTCGGAGCAGCTTATGTTACTGAACATTTTAATTTATCGATGGCACTCGGAGCATTCGTTGCTGGATTATTAGTTGCAGAAACAGAACATAGACTTTCCGTAGAACATGCAGTCTTGCCATTTAAGGATTTATTTCTTGGGCTATTTTTTATGACTGTTGGTATGTCTATGGACATTCAACTTTTATTCAGTCAATTACCTCTCATTACTTTACTGTCTATTATCCTTATTGTTTTAAAAACATCCATAATATATACTTTGTGTAGATTTTTTGGATTTAAGGCTGCACCTGCTATACAAGCAGGATTACTACTTGCGCAAGGTGGTGAGTTTGCATTTATTTTATTTCGTTTAGCAAGTGGACTGGAAGTATTAGACAAGGACGTTGCTCAAATACTTATGATATTAACTACAGTAACAATGGCTTTCACTCCTCTTTTATCAGGAATCGGAGATTGGATAGCAAATTCATCAAGTAGTGAAGTAATATTAGACGATGAAGCAGTAGAGACAGACACACAAGATCTGCACAATCATGTAATAGTTGCTGGGTTTGGTAGAGTTGGATACATGGTAACAAAAATGCTTACTGCGGAACATTTAAGTTACGTTGTTGTGGACATTCAATCAAAAATAGTCAAGGAAGGAAAAAGTGATGGTTTTCCTATATACCTTGGCGATGTTACAAGACCAGAGATTTTAGAATCAATAGGAATAGAAAGAGCGCAAGCAATTGTCATCTCAATAAAAAATGAGGTCACTATAAAAAAGATTGTTTCTTTAGTTGCAGCAAATTTTCCGCATGTAAATATTATAATACGTTTGCCTGATCTAAGTAATGTAGAAATTTATAAAGATCTAGGGGCTAGTAAAATTATTCCTGAAACATCTGAAATAGGACTGCAGCTTGGTGCAGCAGCGCTCAGCTTAAGTGGAATTAGTGAAGGCGGAGTGACATCTTTAAAAAGTAGATTCAGAAAAGGCAATTATAGTATGCTAAAAGATCTTGGCAGCGAAAAAGATGAATAG
- the mnmA gene encoding tRNA 2-thiouridine(34) synthase MnmA, whose protein sequence is MLEEFEIEPLLKGKSPNQTKAVVAMSGGVDSSVAAALLHNLGYQVIGVTLQLYGSTDNANARKGACCAGKDIYDAKRVAESVGFPHYILNYEEIFKKEVIKDFADTYMRGETPIPCVKCNQTVKFRDLLQVTKNLDADVLVTGHYVRRLEKNGEVKLCRSIDKSKDQSYFLFATTEEQLKFLRFPLGGFYKNDIRKLAKYFGLQISDKPDSQDICFVSESYSKTIAKLAPQSVQKGKIVNTDGEILGEHNGIVNFTVGQRKGLGIAHNEPLYVVKINTKSNEVVVGPISALMQKKILIKELNWLEQPKEGMEVTVKLRSSHAGSLATIYKTEEKDKACVVLNDDYFGISPGQACVAYKDEQVIGGGWICAQPANLF, encoded by the coding sequence GTGCTCGAAGAATTTGAAATTGAACCTTTATTAAAAGGTAAATCTCCTAATCAAACCAAAGCTGTTGTTGCAATGTCCGGTGGAGTTGATAGTTCTGTTGCTGCAGCTTTGTTACATAATTTGGGATATCAAGTAATCGGTGTGACTCTCCAGCTGTATGGAAGCACTGATAATGCTAACGCAAGAAAAGGCGCATGTTGTGCTGGGAAAGATATTTACGACGCCAAGCGCGTGGCTGAAAGTGTTGGATTCCCTCACTATATTCTAAATTATGAAGAAATATTTAAAAAAGAGGTAATAAAGGACTTTGCAGACACCTATATGCGTGGGGAAACACCTATACCTTGTGTAAAATGTAACCAAACAGTGAAATTCCGTGATTTATTGCAGGTTACGAAAAATCTGGATGCTGACGTGTTAGTGACAGGGCACTATGTGAGAAGATTAGAAAAAAATGGCGAAGTGAAGTTGTGCAGAAGCATTGATAAGAGCAAAGACCAAAGTTATTTTCTATTTGCAACAACGGAAGAGCAACTAAAATTCCTTAGGTTTCCACTGGGTGGATTTTATAAAAATGATATAAGGAAATTAGCGAAATATTTTGGCTTACAAATTTCCGATAAGCCAGACAGTCAGGATATATGCTTTGTTTCTGAAAGCTATAGTAAGACAATAGCAAAGCTCGCTCCTCAGTCTGTGCAAAAAGGTAAAATAGTAAATACAGATGGGGAAATTTTAGGAGAACATAACGGTATAGTAAATTTTACAGTTGGGCAGAGGAAAGGCTTAGGTATTGCACACAATGAACCTCTTTATGTGGTAAAAATTAATACAAAAAGTAATGAGGTTGTGGTTGGACCGATTAGTGCGCTTATGCAAAAGAAGATACTAATCAAAGAATTAAATTGGTTAGAACAACCAAAAGAGGGTATGGAAGTAACTGTGAAGCTCAGATCATCACACGCAGGGAGTTTAGCAACAATATATAAAACTGAAGAAAAAGATAAAGCTTGTGTTGTCTTAAATGATGACTACTTTGGAATTAGCCCTGGTCAGGCTTGTGTGGCATATAAAGATGAACAAGTTATTGGTGGCGGGTGGATATGCGCTCAACCAGCAAATTTATTTTGA
- the serS gene encoding serine--tRNA ligase, with protein sequence MHDIEHIRKDPETFSEAMKNRGIKELNAEEILAIDCAKRSFTTKLQDLNRKRNEITEEIKKLKTSKSPCEEQIELSKNITNEIETISLKEQIEKDKLASALSSLPNIPAQDVPIGEDENSNVEIRKHGEKKQFDFTSKAHYELGEKLGLMDFEQAAKISGSRFAVLKGQLAKLGRALVNFMLETHVNEFGYVEIYHPILVKDEAMYNVGQLPKFSDDSYLTTDKLRLIPTSEVVLTNLVAGKLMSENELPARFTAYSECFRKEAGSAGRDTRGMIRQHQFGKVELVSITTESQSNNELERMTNVAEEILKKLELPYRVMLLCSGDMGFAAQKTYDIEVWLPEQNKYREISSCSNCGTFQARRMNTKYSLNADKKTKKYVHTLNGSALAIGRTIVAIMENYQNSDGSIAIPNVLQKYMGSDTVIQK encoded by the coding sequence ATGCATGATATAGAACATATACGCAAAGATCCCGAAACATTTAGTGAAGCAATGAAAAATAGGGGGATAAAAGAGCTTAATGCGGAAGAAATATTAGCAATCGATTGCGCAAAAAGGTCATTCACAACTAAGCTGCAGGATTTAAATAGGAAGCGCAACGAAATTACAGAGGAAATAAAGAAGCTAAAAACGAGCAAGAGCCCTTGCGAGGAACAGATAGAATTATCAAAAAACATCACAAATGAAATAGAGACAATTAGCTTAAAAGAACAAATAGAAAAGGATAAGCTAGCTAGCGCTCTTTCGAGTTTACCGAATATTCCCGCGCAAGATGTGCCAATAGGCGAAGATGAGAATTCCAATGTAGAAATTAGAAAACATGGAGAAAAAAAGCAATTTGATTTTACATCAAAAGCTCATTATGAGCTGGGGGAAAAGTTAGGTTTAATGGATTTTGAACAAGCAGCAAAAATTTCTGGATCAAGATTTGCAGTGCTAAAAGGACAATTAGCTAAGCTTGGAAGAGCATTAGTAAATTTTATGCTTGAAACGCATGTAAATGAATTTGGCTATGTTGAGATATATCACCCAATTTTGGTAAAGGATGAGGCTATGTATAACGTTGGCCAGTTACCTAAATTTTCCGATGACTCATATTTAACTACTGATAAATTAAGATTAATTCCCACAAGTGAAGTAGTGTTGACAAATCTAGTTGCAGGTAAATTGATGAGTGAAAATGAGCTTCCGGCTCGTTTTACTGCGTATTCAGAGTGTTTTCGTAAAGAAGCAGGAAGTGCAGGTCGCGATACTAGGGGAATGATAAGGCAACACCAGTTTGGTAAAGTGGAGTTAGTTAGCATTACAACTGAAAGCCAATCAAACAATGAGCTTGAACGTATGACAAATGTTGCTGAAGAGATACTAAAAAAATTAGAATTACCGTATAGAGTTATGCTATTATGCAGCGGTGATATGGGCTTTGCTGCACAAAAAACTTATGATATAGAAGTATGGTTACCCGAACAAAATAAATATAGAGAGATATCAAGCTGCTCAAATTGCGGCACATTTCAGGCAAGAAGAATGAACACTAAATATTCTTTGAATGCTGATAAAAAAACAAAAAAATACGTTCATACTTTAAATGGCTCAGCTTTAGCGATAGGAAGGACTATTGTCGCCATAATGGAAAATTATCAGAATTCTGATGGCTCAATTGCAATACCAAACGTGTTGCAAAAATATATGGGCAGTGATACTGTTATACAAAAGTAA
- the purD gene encoding phosphoribosylamine--glycine ligase — protein MKVLVIGSGGREHALLWALKKSPMLTELYVTPGRKAMENFAILVDINIQNSMDVTQFCKRENIELVIIGPEQSIINGLSDDLAAEGINVFAPSQAAAKLEASKSFTKELCKQYGIPTAKYERFVDEKLAKNFVQGNKVKFPLVVKANGLAAGKGVIICYTEDEAFSAIDLMLVEKKFGESGEEIIIEEFLTGEEVSFFALIDGSKVVTFGYAKDYKRADENDEGQNTGGMGSYSSPSIINKDMEQKIVQRIIYPTIQALVNMGTPYKGILFAGLMLCKDGPKLLEYNVRFGDPEAQSILPRLDSNCDLLKLMLSVAQGKLNAKTVELNNKSTICVVVVSKGYPGEYQKGEVIKGLDKIESMPGILVFHAGTKLDSNGDWISDGGRVLNIVAEGDTIEEAKTKVYSALNFLEWPGGFFRYDIGS, from the coding sequence ATGAAGGTTTTAGTCATAGGTTCCGGTGGACGTGAGCACGCCCTACTTTGGGCTTTAAAAAAATCTCCTATGTTAACTGAATTATACGTCACTCCTGGCCGCAAGGCTATGGAAAATTTTGCGATTCTTGTGGATATAAATATTCAAAATTCAATGGATGTGACACAATTTTGTAAGAGAGAAAATATAGAATTGGTAATTATTGGTCCAGAACAATCAATAATTAATGGACTCTCTGACGATTTAGCTGCAGAGGGAATAAACGTCTTTGCGCCAAGCCAAGCAGCTGCAAAACTTGAAGCATCAAAATCTTTTACCAAAGAACTATGCAAACAATATGGTATACCAACTGCCAAGTACGAGCGTTTTGTCGATGAAAAATTAGCTAAAAATTTTGTACAGGGCAATAAAGTAAAATTTCCGCTCGTAGTGAAAGCAAATGGACTTGCAGCAGGGAAAGGCGTAATAATATGTTACACAGAAGATGAAGCTTTTTCAGCAATAGATTTAATGTTAGTGGAGAAAAAATTTGGTGAATCAGGTGAAGAAATAATCATAGAAGAATTTTTAACTGGAGAAGAAGTAAGTTTTTTTGCTCTTATTGATGGGTCGAAGGTGGTAACCTTTGGATATGCAAAGGATTACAAACGAGCTGATGAAAATGATGAAGGTCAAAATACCGGAGGTATGGGGTCATATTCCTCACCTTCAATTATAAATAAAGATATGGAACAAAAAATTGTTCAAAGAATAATATATCCTACAATTCAAGCATTAGTTAATATGGGCACTCCTTATAAGGGAATACTATTTGCTGGTTTAATGCTTTGCAAAGACGGCCCAAAACTTCTTGAGTATAATGTCAGGTTTGGTGATCCAGAAGCACAATCCATATTACCTAGGCTTGATTCTAATTGTGATTTGTTAAAATTGATGTTGTCAGTTGCACAAGGAAAGCTAAATGCAAAAACAGTGGAACTGAATAATAAATCTACAATTTGTGTAGTTGTAGTAAGCAAAGGATATCCAGGTGAATATCAAAAGGGAGAAGTAATTAAAGGATTGGATAAAATCGAAAGTATGCCTGGCATATTGGTATTTCATGCTGGTACAAAACTGGATTCAAACGGTGATTGGATTTCTGATGGTGGAAGAGTATTAAATATAGTAGCAGAAGGAGACACAATAGAAGAAGCAAAAACTAAAGTATATTCAGCGTTGAATTTCTTAGAGTGGCCAGGTGGATTTTTTAGATATGATATAGGTAGCTAA
- a CDS encoding cytochrome c1, giving the protein MTSSLLVMLFILFLSSFISAEEFQPSPNKKMDWKFDGITGSFDRESIQRGYKVYKEVCAACHSMNRVAFRNLQDIGFSEEDVKQIAASYQVKDGPNDLGEMFDRPGVPSDYFIAPFDSKEAAAASNNGAVPPDLSLIAKARHDGANYIYSLLTGYKGDEHDENDLYFNPYFPTGRLAMAPPLSEGLVQYDGEVEATVENMAYDIVSFLQWGAEPEMERRHKLGLKVVAYFVILTVFFVLTNKKVWSKLYKKK; this is encoded by the coding sequence ATGACATCCTCTCTGTTGGTAATGCTTTTCATATTATTTTTATCTAGCTTTATATCCGCTGAAGAATTTCAACCATCACCAAACAAAAAAATGGACTGGAAATTTGACGGAATTACTGGATCTTTTGATAGAGAATCAATTCAACGTGGCTATAAAGTATATAAGGAGGTCTGTGCAGCTTGCCATTCAATGAATAGGGTGGCATTTCGTAATTTACAAGATATTGGATTTTCTGAAGAAGACGTAAAACAGATTGCAGCTTCTTACCAAGTAAAAGATGGCCCAAATGATTTGGGTGAAATGTTCGATAGACCTGGAGTACCTTCAGACTATTTTATTGCACCTTTTGATTCAAAAGAAGCAGCAGCGGCAAGCAATAATGGTGCAGTTCCACCAGATCTATCCTTAATTGCTAAAGCAAGACATGATGGTGCAAATTATATTTATTCATTACTTACTGGTTATAAAGGTGATGAGCATGATGAAAATGATTTGTATTTTAACCCTTACTTTCCAACAGGCAGACTAGCCATGGCACCACCACTATCTGAAGGTTTAGTACAGTATGATGGTGAAGTGGAAGCTACAGTTGAGAATATGGCATATGATATAGTGAGCTTTTTACAATGGGGAGCAGAACCAGAAATGGAACGAAGGCACAAGCTTGGGTTAAAAGTAGTGGCATATTTTGTAATTTTAACAGTATTTTTTGTGCTAACTAACAAGAAAGTATGGAGTAAACTTTATAAGAAGAAATAG
- the tmk gene encoding dTMP kinase, translating to MFITFEGIDGSGKTTQSKMLADYFKQIHGEDNVVLTREPGGTDFAEKIRGVLLKTDIDPISELLLLVSMRYEHMKKLILPSLEIGKVVICDRFIDSTIAYQGYGLSVDLELIRKLHKLLEIKLPDITFILDIDVDVGLSRAQDKNKYEEMDVDFYNKARKGLKGIATKEPGRCYILTEIRTKNENEVHAEIIRLLKLRHLA from the coding sequence ATGTTCATAACATTTGAAGGGATAGACGGCTCTGGAAAAACGACACAATCCAAGATGCTTGCAGATTATTTCAAGCAAATTCATGGAGAAGATAACGTAGTGTTAACCAGAGAACCAGGAGGCACTGATTTCGCAGAAAAAATAAGAGGAGTATTGTTGAAAACTGATATTGATCCTATTTCTGAACTCCTATTGCTTGTCTCAATGAGATATGAGCATATGAAAAAATTAATATTACCGTCTCTTGAAATAGGGAAAGTAGTAATTTGTGATCGATTTATTGATTCAACTATTGCATATCAAGGATATGGACTTAGTGTTGACTTGGAGCTCATAAGAAAATTGCACAAGTTACTGGAAATAAAACTTCCAGATATCACATTCATTTTAGATATTGATGTTGATGTTGGATTAAGTAGAGCGCAAGATAAAAATAAATATGAAGAGATGGATGTTGATTTTTATAATAAAGCTAGAAAAGGGCTCAAAGGAATAGCTACAAAAGAACCAGGCAGGTGCTATATTCTCACTGAGATTAGAACAAAAAATGAAAATGAAGTTCACGCTGAAATTATTAGGCTTCTTAAACTAAGGCATTTGGCTTAG
- the dusB gene encoding tRNA dihydrouridine synthase DusB, whose amino-acid sequence MSLQIGNLTIDSSVILAPMSGVTDYPFRAVVKKLGASLLISEMIASRAMIMQTRQSLQKAKVDELTAVQLAGCEPDVMAEAAKLNEDMGAKIIDINFGCPVKKVVNGYAGSALMKDEKKAAEIIEAVVNAVNIPVTVKMRTGWNDENRNAPRLAKIAEDLGAKMITVHGRTRAQLYNGQADWKFIRNVKEQVKIPVIVNGDIKNLNDIQTALKESGADGVMIGRGAYGKPWLINQAMNFLNGNEISELTPSKKLSTILEHYDSILEYYGNDPGIKMARKHIGWYSSGLKGSSEFRVRINNMIDSAEVKESIIDFFSKNMTSLDSNASLG is encoded by the coding sequence ATGTCACTACAAATAGGAAACTTAACAATTGATTCCTCGGTAATCTTGGCTCCGATGTCTGGTGTGACTGATTATCCATTCAGAGCTGTGGTTAAAAAACTTGGTGCAAGCTTGTTAATTTCAGAGATGATTGCAAGCAGGGCTATGATCATGCAAACTCGCCAAAGTTTACAAAAAGCAAAAGTTGATGAGCTAACTGCTGTTCAGCTTGCTGGATGCGAACCAGATGTTATGGCGGAGGCTGCAAAACTAAACGAGGATATGGGTGCTAAAATAATAGATATAAATTTCGGTTGCCCTGTTAAGAAAGTTGTAAATGGTTATGCAGGATCGGCTTTAATGAAAGATGAGAAAAAAGCTGCTGAAATCATTGAAGCTGTGGTCAACGCAGTGAATATACCAGTTACAGTGAAAATGCGTACTGGATGGAATGACGAAAATCGTAATGCTCCGCGTTTAGCAAAAATTGCTGAGGATTTAGGAGCAAAAATGATCACTGTGCATGGTAGGACAAGGGCACAGCTTTATAATGGTCAAGCAGATTGGAAATTCATTAGAAATGTCAAAGAGCAAGTAAAAATTCCAGTTATAGTGAATGGTGATATCAAAAATTTAAATGATATTCAAACTGCTTTAAAAGAATCAGGAGCAGACGGGGTAATGATAGGTCGTGGTGCTTATGGCAAGCCTTGGCTAATTAATCAAGCAATGAACTTTTTAAATGGAAATGAAATTTCTGAGCTAACGCCTTCAAAGAAATTAAGCACCATACTTGAGCATTATGACAGCATCCTTGAGTACTATGGAAATGATCCAGGCATAAAAATGGCCCGCAAGCACATAGGTTGGTATAGTAGTGGGCTTAAAGGTTCGTCTGAATTTCGCGTGAGAATAAATAATATGATAGATAGTGCGGAAGTCAAAGAAAGTATTATTGACTTTTTCAGTAAAAATATGACCTCTCTGGATTCAAATGCTTCGCTTGGCTAG
- a CDS encoding ankyrin repeat domain-containing protein — MLSRATQELFEAIDELNLQKFEKAIKDGADVNSFVDGDTPLMSIISAWAIDGNSEDAYKSMADLLIKNPNININIQNRKQRNTALHMAISFKLAEAVKLLLADQSIDFSIKNDYQVNNYPYPPNRYNDTALEYAKKLGTSEIVRKIEEEIYRRTTLSDQAKLLLKKAKPHMAKALIAAASSAVLVAIVLECGMLHTSLALYAMIALSFHMYLLGRFIFNGVSINSRFHDKRELLISGLASLYCFAVFADIVAGNGYFFASQLLFSVGTPLVLFEEVSSIACYVIDISKSSEIVPYSILGIALGLLLICLIDICKIFRNRSLGPNNPPDARQPEPLSRIERMLIMRAINESMNEVRLGNINIDTELRDIQLEVLRNMDAANAMMREIVHL; from the coding sequence ATGTTAAGCAGAGCAACTCAAGAGCTGTTTGAAGCTATTGATGAGTTAAATTTACAAAAATTTGAAAAAGCCATAAAAGATGGTGCTGATGTTAATTCATTTGTTGATGGCGATACACCATTAATGAGTATAATTTCAGCATGGGCAATTGATGGCAATAGTGAGGATGCATACAAAAGCATGGCTGACTTACTCATAAAAAATCCAAATATCAACATTAATATTCAAAATAGAAAGCAGAGAAATACTGCTTTACACATGGCTATTTCTTTTAAGCTTGCTGAAGCAGTAAAGCTTTTGTTAGCAGATCAAAGCATAGATTTTTCTATTAAAAATGACTATCAGGTTAATAATTACCCTTATCCCCCAAATCGGTACAATGACACTGCACTAGAATATGCAAAAAAATTGGGTACTTCTGAAATTGTAAGGAAAATTGAGGAAGAGATATACAGACGTACCACGTTGTCTGATCAAGCTAAACTTCTATTAAAAAAAGCAAAACCACATATGGCAAAAGCTCTTATTGCTGCTGCATCCAGCGCTGTCTTGGTAGCTATTGTACTGGAATGCGGAATGTTACATACGTCATTAGCATTATATGCTATGATCGCTCTTAGTTTTCATATGTATCTGCTAGGAAGATTTATATTTAATGGTGTATCTATAAATAGCCGTTTTCATGATAAAAGAGAGCTATTAATCTCTGGATTGGCATCCTTATATTGCTTTGCTGTATTTGCTGACATAGTAGCTGGCAATGGATATTTTTTTGCTTCACAGCTATTGTTCTCTGTTGGCACCCCACTGGTTCTATTTGAAGAAGTTAGTTCTATTGCCTGTTATGTAATAGATATATCTAAATCTTCTGAAATTGTTCCATACTCTATTCTTGGAATTGCTTTAGGTTTATTGCTTATCTGTTTAATAGATATATGTAAAATTTTCAGGAATCGTTCCTTAGGTCCAAACAACCCTCCTGATGCGCGGCAACCTGAACCACTTTCCCGTATAGAACGCATGCTAATTATGAGAGCTATAAATGAATCCATGAATGAAGTGCGGTTAGGAAATATAAATATAGATACAGAGCTGCGTGACATTCAGTTAGAAGTGCTAAGAAATATGGATGCTGCAAATGCGATGATGAGGGAAATAGTCCACCTTTAG
- a CDS encoding thioredoxin family protein, giving the protein MVALNTPKVDFDFIAKDFNLLGVDNKHYTLSECCGENGLIVMFICNHCPYVQSIISNLVSDIDLLKKDHQVNAVAIMPNDVNEYPEDSLENMINFAKKNKFTFPYLIDSTQEVAREYGAVCTPDFFGFNSNLNLCYRGRFNDAKKERIPGYEVGSSDLFQAMKFVAETGTCPSDQKSSIGCSIKWSNPTG; this is encoded by the coding sequence ATGGTTGCTCTTAATACACCTAAGGTAGATTTTGACTTCATTGCAAAGGATTTTAATCTTTTGGGGGTGGATAACAAACACTATACATTAAGTGAATGTTGTGGCGAAAATGGTCTTATTGTAATGTTCATATGCAATCACTGTCCTTACGTTCAGTCAATTATTAGCAATTTAGTCAGTGATATTGATCTATTGAAAAAAGATCACCAGGTAAATGCTGTTGCAATAATGCCAAATGATGTGAATGAATATCCGGAAGATTCATTAGAAAATATGATCAATTTTGCCAAGAAAAATAAATTCACATTTCCATATCTCATTGATAGCACACAAGAAGTAGCAAGAGAGTACGGTGCTGTCTGTACTCCTGATTTTTTTGGTTTTAATTCCAATTTAAATCTTTGTTATCGTGGACGTTTTAATGATGCAAAAAAAGAGAGAATCCCAGGTTATGAGGTGGGAAGTAGTGATTTATTTCAAGCCATGAAATTTGTTGCAGAAACAGGTACTTGTCCATCTGATCAAAAGTCCAGTATCGGCTGCTCAATTAAATGGTCTAATCCTACAGGTTAA
- a CDS encoding cytochrome b, with amino-acid sequence MQEDDKKETIKEEKGILGWIEYRLPIFSFLKHVASYQVPKNLNYAWNFGSLAGIALILQIITGIFLAMHYTPHVDHAFNSVERIMRDVSYGWLIRYTHAVGASLFFMVVYAHIMRGLYYGSYKRPREMVWFVGIFIFFAMMATAFMGYVLPWGQMSFWGATVITNLFSAIPLIGNKIVIWLWGGFSVDNPTLNRFFALHYLLPFIIVALAMLHIIALHRFGSGNPSGVEVKSSKDTISFYPYYIAKDCITFGLFFVILFAFVFYAPNYLGHPDNYIEADSMVTPVHIVPEWYFLPFYAMLRSIPDKLIGVLTMFASILVWFLLPWLDKSKVKSGAYRPIFKKFFWVFAVNFLLLAWLGGQEVKEPYITMSRVSTLYYFAYFVIILPLLSKYEKPKEPPKTLSNSVPEMK; translated from the coding sequence ATGCAGGAAGACGATAAAAAAGAAACAATAAAAGAAGAAAAAGGCATATTAGGATGGATAGAGTATAGACTGCCTATATTTTCTTTTCTAAAACATGTTGCTTCTTATCAAGTACCAAAAAATTTGAATTATGCTTGGAATTTTGGTTCTTTGGCTGGCATAGCGCTGATTTTACAAATTATTACAGGCATATTTCTTGCTATGCACTATACTCCACACGTTGATCATGCATTCAATAGCGTAGAGCGTATAATGCGTGACGTAAGCTATGGATGGCTGATACGCTATACTCATGCTGTTGGGGCGTCACTTTTCTTTATGGTGGTTTACGCTCACATAATGCGTGGGTTATATTACGGATCTTACAAGAGGCCACGAGAGATGGTGTGGTTTGTAGGTATATTTATATTTTTTGCAATGATGGCAACTGCTTTCATGGGATACGTACTTCCATGGGGACAAATGAGTTTTTGGGGTGCAACAGTAATAACCAATTTATTTTCAGCTATACCTTTAATTGGAAATAAAATAGTTATATGGCTATGGGGTGGATTCTCTGTCGATAATCCAACGCTTAATCGCTTTTTTGCTCTACATTATTTGTTACCTTTTATTATTGTAGCGCTTGCTATGCTGCATATTATTGCACTCCATAGATTTGGTTCTGGTAATCCAAGTGGAGTGGAAGTCAAGTCAAGCAAGGATACCATTTCGTTTTATCCTTATTACATAGCTAAGGATTGTATAACGTTTGGCCTGTTTTTTGTAATCTTATTTGCATTTGTTTTTTACGCTCCAAATTATCTTGGGCATCCAGACAATTATATAGAAGCTGACTCTATGGTAACTCCTGTTCACATAGTACCAGAATGGTATTTTTTGCCTTTTTATGCGATGCTACGTTCAATTCCAGACAAACTTATTGGTGTGCTTACCATGTTTGCGTCTATTTTAGTTTGGTTTCTTCTGCCTTGGCTTGATAAATCTAAAGTCAAAAGTGGTGCTTATCGCCCCATATTTAAGAAATTTTTTTGGGTTTTCGCAGTGAATTTTTTGCTTCTTGCTTGGCTCGGTGGACAGGAAGTGAAAGAGCCTTATATTACTATGAGTAGAGTATCCACTCTTTATTATTTTGCATATTTTGTGATAATTTTGCCGCTTCTTAGTAAGTATGAAAAGCCAAAGGAACCACCAAAAACTTTAAGTAACTCTGTGCCGGAGATGAAGTGA